The genomic window GAAGCTCGCCAACTGCATGGGCAAGCAGGGCAAGTGGACATCGTTTGTCGGATCGCTGGGAAGCCGCACCCATCTGCAGTGGGTCGATGCGGGGGCCGCGAATGCCAAGAGCTACCCGGGCATGACACTGGTCGACGCCAAGAACGAGTCATTCGACGACGCCAACAAGACCTATGAGAAAGCCAAGGAGATCCTTCGCAAGCACCCCGATATTCGCGGTTTCCAAAGCTCTGCGGGCAACGACGTGCTCGGCATCGGACGCGCCATTGAGGAGGCTGGTCTGCAAGGCAAGGTCTGCTTGGTCGGGACCGGTCTGCCCAACCCTTCTGCCAAATTGCTCGACTCTGGCGCCATCACGGCGATTGGCTTCTGGGATCCAAAAGATGCCGGCATCGCGATGAACACCGTTGCCAAGATGCTGCTTGAAAAGAAGGCTTTGACCGATGGCATCAACCTTGGCGTGAAAGGCTACGAAAAAGTCTCGGTCACCAAGGGACCCGGAACAGGATTGCTGCTCGTCGGTAACGCCATGGTCATTGCCGACAAGGTGACTTACAAGAACTACCTGTTCTGATCCGATAGAAGCAAAGCGGGCCAGACGATGGAACCACGGCAAAGCTCAGACGAGGTTGCGACTGCGCCCGCATTTCTTAAAGTACAAGGCATCCACAAACGGTTTGGGGGCGTGCATGCGCTGCGTGGCATCGACCTTCGCATTGAACGGGGTGAGATCTATCACCTGCTTGGTGAAAACGGCTGCGGCAAGAGCACGCTGATCAAGATCATCTCGGGCGCGCAGCCGCCCGATGAAGGCGTCATCTGGCTCGACGGCACCGCTTTCAGTTCACTGACGCCGATCGAGTCGCTGACGGCGGGCATCGAAACGGTATATCAGGACTTGTCGCTGATACCCAATATGACGGTCGCCGAAAATGTGGCCTTGTCGGAGCAATTGGTGCGCTACGGCGGCCGGCTGGCACGGCGTCTGGATCGCAATGCGATGCGATCGACAGCGCGCCGCGCCCTCGCCTCGGTCGACCTGGCGACGGACGACGTGTTTCTGGACACGATCGTCGCCGACTTGCCACTGGCCGTTCGGCAACTCCTGGCCATCGCGCGCGCCATTGCCACACGGGCCAAGCTGGTCATCATGGACGAGCCCACCACCTCGCTTACCCGAAAGGAAGTGGACAACCTGATCCGCGTGGTGGACGAACTTCGGCGAGAACGGGTGGCCGTTCTATTTGTGACCCACAAGCTCGACGAGTGCTATCGAATCGGTGGCAACGCAATCGTTTTTCGTGATGGGC from Variovorax sp. PAMC28562 includes these protein-coding regions:
- a CDS encoding substrate-binding domain-containing protein; amino-acid sequence: MKRISFKASVIGAALVATVGVLSAQDKPVIATVVKISGIPWFNRMDVGVKEFAASNPTLVASQSGPATADAAQQLKIIDDLVARKVSALAVVPMDPAVIEGVLKRAMDRGIVVVTHEADNQKNTNANIEAFDNAAYGTALNEKLANCMGKQGKWTSFVGSLGSRTHLQWVDAGAANAKSYPGMTLVDAKNESFDDANKTYEKAKEILRKHPDIRGFQSSAGNDVLGIGRAIEEAGLQGKVCLVGTGLPNPSAKLLDSGAITAIGFWDPKDAGIAMNTVAKMLLEKKALTDGINLGVKGYEKVSVTKGPGTGLLLVGNAMVIADKVTYKNYLF